From the Phyllopteryx taeniolatus isolate TA_2022b chromosome 16, UOR_Ptae_1.2, whole genome shotgun sequence genome, one window contains:
- the LOC133466111 gene encoding uncharacterized protein LOC133466111 isoform X2 — MCWKPDLNLQQRTTSPDAWADPASALSPVLWIVVVLTSLGSIVALALWFIIYRQQSRLSRTSEEMEPGPEPPQKIEPPIEGHFSATRRGRSIPDEMLHRASSAPLACAHLYHQGPHNISKWEEGLGNCRGPWKCQKATGRGETDHAEELGGLPVCNAMRAHRLPLPATELGGTTLVTTKTM, encoded by the exons ATGTGCTGGAAACCAGACCTGAATCTCCAACAG AGAACCACATCTCCTGATGCCTGGGCAGACCCGGCAAGTGCCCTGAGTCCAGTTCTGTGGATTGTGGTGGTGTTGACAAGCCTGGGCTCCATCGTGGCTTTGGCTCTCTGGTTTATTATATACAGACAGCAAAGCAGACTCAGTAGAACCTCAG aaGAAATGGAGCCTGGGCCAGAGCCTCCCCAGAAAATAGAGCCACCTATTGAAGGTCACTTTTCCGCCACACGGAGAGGGAGAAGTATTCCAGATGAGATGTTGCACAGAGCTTCATCGGCCCCTTTAGCCTGTGCCCACCTTTACCACCAGGGACCCCACAACATCTCAAAGTGGGAGGAGGGATTAGGCAATTGCAGGGGCCCCTGGAAATGTCAGAAGGCAACAGGCAGAGGGGAAACAGACCACGCTGAGGAGCTTGGAGGTTTGCCAGTTTGCAATGCAATGAGAGCGCACAGACTTCCACTTCCCGCCACAGAACTGGGTGGCACTACCTTGGTTACAACCAAAACTATGTAG
- the LOC133466111 gene encoding uncharacterized protein LOC133466111 isoform X1: MTKKNCPRGSKWDNLVNTCIPNVLETRPESPTVLTPVFHQRTTSPDAWADPASALSPVLWIVVVLTSLGSIVALALWFIIYRQQSRLSRTSEEMEPGPEPPQKIEPPIEGHFSATRRGRSIPDEMLHRASSAPLACAHLYHQGPHNISKWEEGLGNCRGPWKCQKATGRGETDHAEELGGLPVCNAMRAHRLPLPATELGGTTLVTTKTM, translated from the exons ATGACCAAGAAGAACTGTCCTCGTGGCAGCAAATGGGACAACCTCGTCAACACCTGTATCCCAAATGTGCTGGAAACCAGACCTGAATCTCCAACAG TGTTGACCCCAGTTTTCCATCAGAGAACCACATCTCCTGATGCCTGGGCAGACCCGGCAAGTGCCCTGAGTCCAGTTCTGTGGATTGTGGTGGTGTTGACAAGCCTGGGCTCCATCGTGGCTTTGGCTCTCTGGTTTATTATATACAGACAGCAAAGCAGACTCAGTAGAACCTCAG aaGAAATGGAGCCTGGGCCAGAGCCTCCCCAGAAAATAGAGCCACCTATTGAAGGTCACTTTTCCGCCACACGGAGAGGGAGAAGTATTCCAGATGAGATGTTGCACAGAGCTTCATCGGCCCCTTTAGCCTGTGCCCACCTTTACCACCAGGGACCCCACAACATCTCAAAGTGGGAGGAGGGATTAGGCAATTGCAGGGGCCCCTGGAAATGTCAGAAGGCAACAGGCAGAGGGGAAACAGACCACGCTGAGGAGCTTGGAGGTTTGCCAGTTTGCAATGCAATGAGAGCGCACAGACTTCCACTTCCCGCCACAGAACTGGGTGGCACTACCTTGGTTACAACCAAAACTATGTAG